Proteins from a genomic interval of Candidatus Tumulicola sp.:
- the fdhE gene encoding formate dehydrogenase accessory protein FdhE yields the protein MIQQTTQLSDGRRLRSQALRERYPFAAEMLTLYEALLDAQLNCGIPDFTSGATASAIAVYAAEEMMPRVVEATAAHGPAHLAAAVSERFALGGLVDITARWLTDDELSPLDRYLARAATQPVLEALGGAASIWPEQPEDERRCPVCGGLPQLAYFEVSGEALVTGPRRLLCARCSNVWTAQRLTCISCGEQSSERLPVFREKDNFPHVRVDGCETCKRYVLTIDLLKDIRAVPVVDELAALPLDLYAQERGLTKIMPNVLGN from the coding sequence ATGATACAACAAACCACGCAACTGAGCGATGGCCGGCGGCTGCGCAGTCAGGCGCTGCGCGAACGCTATCCGTTCGCGGCAGAAATGCTGACGCTCTACGAAGCGCTCCTCGACGCTCAGCTGAATTGTGGTATACCGGACTTCACCTCTGGCGCGACGGCTTCCGCGATCGCCGTGTACGCGGCCGAAGAAATGATGCCGCGCGTGGTGGAAGCCACAGCGGCCCATGGGCCTGCGCATCTCGCCGCGGCGGTGAGCGAGCGCTTCGCGCTTGGCGGACTGGTCGACATCACCGCGCGCTGGCTGACGGATGATGAGCTTTCACCGCTGGACCGCTACCTCGCCCGCGCGGCCACGCAACCCGTGCTCGAGGCGTTGGGCGGCGCGGCGTCGATCTGGCCGGAACAACCGGAAGACGAACGGCGCTGTCCTGTCTGCGGAGGTCTTCCGCAATTGGCCTACTTCGAGGTCTCCGGCGAAGCGCTCGTAACCGGACCTCGCCGTCTGCTGTGCGCGCGCTGCTCCAACGTCTGGACGGCGCAGCGCCTCACCTGCATTTCGTGCGGCGAACAGTCGTCTGAGCGTTTGCCCGTCTTCCGCGAAAAGGACAACTTCCCGCACGTCCGCGTCGACGGATGCGAGACGTGCAAGCGCTATGTGCTCACCATCGATCTCTTAAAGGATATCCGAGCCGTCCCCGTCGTTGACGAACTCGCGGCGCTGCCGCTTGACCTCTACGCGCAGGAACGCGGCCTGACCAAAATCATGCCGAACGTTCTGGGGAACTGA
- a CDS encoding 4Fe-4S dicluster domain-containing protein, whose product MAKQVGFLTDVSLCIGCKACEVACKEWNQLAGNEPAFKEGLDNTGDLDAENWRHVKFIEQETPENPNKPVMLHMMSDVCKHCADAPCLNVCPTNAIVRTEFDTVYIKQDTCNGCRDCISACPYSVIGFSKATGTVHKCTFCYDRLQADLKPACATACPTQSIKFGDLADMRAEGVARAETLRAQGHEKAQVYGDKEYGGLHSVFVLMDKPEVYGLPNAANAVTLNKGNKPGYFGMLATAVIGAIVGLVALRNNGMRKDKQAQ is encoded by the coding sequence ATGGCAAAACAGGTCGGCTTCTTGACCGACGTCAGTCTTTGCATCGGCTGCAAGGCATGCGAGGTCGCATGCAAAGAGTGGAATCAGCTTGCCGGCAACGAGCCTGCCTTCAAGGAAGGGCTCGACAATACCGGAGACCTCGACGCCGAGAATTGGCGCCACGTCAAGTTCATCGAGCAAGAGACGCCGGAGAATCCCAACAAGCCGGTCATGCTGCACATGATGAGCGACGTGTGCAAGCATTGCGCGGATGCGCCGTGCCTCAACGTGTGCCCCACGAACGCGATCGTGCGCACGGAATTCGACACCGTCTACATCAAGCAGGACACGTGCAACGGATGCCGCGACTGCATCTCGGCGTGCCCGTACAGCGTCATCGGCTTCAGCAAGGCGACCGGCACGGTGCACAAGTGCACGTTCTGCTACGACCGCCTGCAAGCGGATTTGAAACCCGCCTGCGCCACGGCGTGCCCGACTCAATCCATCAAGTTCGGCGACTTGGCCGACATGCGCGCCGAAGGGGTGGCGCGAGCCGAGACTCTCAGAGCCCAGGGCCACGAAAAGGCGCAAGTCTACGGCGACAAAGAGTACGGCGGCCTGCACTCCGTGTTCGTGCTGATGGACAAGCCCGAGGTCTACGGCTTGCCGAACGCCGCCAACGCGGTGACGTTGAACAAAGGCAACAAGCCCGGCTACTTTGGGATGCTCGCCACGGCGGTGATCGGAGCGATCGTCGGGCTGGTCGCGCTGCGCAACAACGGCATGCGCAAGGACAAACAAGCCCAATGA
- the nrfD gene encoding NrfD/PsrC family molybdoenzyme membrane anchor subunit produces the protein MMPEHFVRPPDWGWWILLYFFFGGLSGGSYTLGTLLRLRGSAQDSGVARTAFIVSFVTLILCPIFLTIDLGRPDRFSHMLFGDNGIMFKAWSPMSVGAWALLIFGIFSFFSFLESLEQDGKLKTRVFSGLLGGAFGKLFMLVGSAFGLYIAGYTGVLLSVSSQPVWSDTWMLGALFIASALSGAAAAIALAAPKRADAAASEDTVHRLASADSGFIVLELIVLALFLITLGSVAAPVIGGGYGILFWVGAVALGMLVPLIAHWFARSTSPALIFSLVLLGNLALRAVIIFAPQS, from the coding sequence ATGATGCCCGAGCATTTCGTCCGGCCGCCCGATTGGGGCTGGTGGATCCTGCTCTACTTCTTCTTTGGCGGACTCAGCGGCGGATCGTACACGCTCGGGACGCTGCTGCGGCTGCGCGGATCGGCGCAAGACTCCGGCGTTGCGCGCACGGCGTTTATCGTCAGCTTTGTCACCCTGATCCTGTGCCCCATCTTCCTGACCATTGATCTCGGCAGACCAGATCGCTTCTCGCACATGCTCTTCGGCGACAACGGCATCATGTTCAAAGCGTGGTCGCCGATGTCGGTGGGCGCGTGGGCTCTGCTCATCTTCGGCATCTTCTCGTTCTTCTCGTTCCTCGAATCGCTCGAGCAGGACGGCAAGCTGAAAACTCGCGTCTTCTCCGGATTGCTCGGCGGCGCGTTCGGCAAGCTGTTCATGCTCGTGGGCTCGGCTTTCGGCTTGTATATCGCAGGCTACACCGGCGTATTGCTCAGCGTCAGCAGCCAGCCTGTGTGGAGCGACACCTGGATGCTCGGCGCGCTGTTCATCGCTTCGGCGCTCTCGGGCGCCGCGGCCGCGATCGCGTTAGCGGCGCCCAAGCGCGCGGACGCTGCCGCATCGGAAGACACGGTTCACCGGCTGGCCAGCGCCGACAGCGGCTTCATCGTCTTGGAATTGATCGTGCTGGCGTTGTTCCTCATCACGCTCGGCAGCGTGGCGGCACCGGTGATCGGCGGCGGCTACGGGATCCTGTTCTGGGTCGGGGCGGTGGCGCTCGGCATGCTCGTGCCGCTCATCGCGCACTGGTTCGCGCGCAGCACGTCGCCGGCTTTGATATTCTCACTCGTGCTGCTGGGCAACCTGGCCCTGCGCGCAGTCATCATCTTCGCCCCGCAAAGCTAG
- a CDS encoding EAL domain-containing protein, translated as MRAPGARRVVKRGKRPPGLNADLLKRLSLREAELSALGQCAARLMDPDVTALPSESFEECLSSGGIVKAALFSRDEKGDSELLAQYGFANKAALIKSVHDAGLMQSISRVKIAKALRAKGKGPAQSVLRAASLDSALVVPLRIAEQLVGLLLAVPAKAIPAEHIALFAGAIAGQLSMAIGVLRARRELHLSEDKLSRIFECASEGLLFFTADRTIRQANSAAAAIAGVDLQRTIGVKGLPSTWKFFKITGEPMPPTEGILTRALSTGKATPHQEFIIQTPTRPRVIVSGAAAPVYDHSGKLNGVVVSITDMSDQRRAEERLGYLAVHDPLTDLPNRLLLRRSLEKAIALAARRSDHVALLFLDVDHFKSINDTMGHGAGDEVLVTLAGRLVSSVRQEDTVARSGGDEFIVVLSDAGSVDNITPAVERIMETCRQPFELGERKFQLSVSIGVSVYPFDGTDAETMLRNADAAMYKAKEIGRDTFRFFAQSMHSEALEHLEIEHDLRQALDRDELRLVFQPIVRSGTREFDSVEALLRWQHPRHGLLAPARFLGIAVDTGLIEPIGEWVLHQVCTTIREFESEGYLDLGMALNLSGRQFVQKDFTKRIKRIVDPTGINLSKLTFEITESEAMSKPEKTVEVVNELRAMGANVAIDDFGTGYSSLAYLTQYNASHLKLDRSFVKDIGTRMESNMIARAVIGLGHGLGMAVVGEGIELEEQATFLEQERCDLMQGYLFGRPVDRDQLSRVLQAQTSLQS; from the coding sequence ATGAGAGCGCCCGGCGCTCGACGAGTCGTCAAGCGCGGCAAGCGACCCCCCGGCCTCAACGCCGACCTTCTGAAGCGTTTGTCGCTGCGCGAGGCCGAGTTGTCGGCGCTTGGTCAATGCGCTGCACGGCTGATGGATCCCGACGTCACGGCATTACCAAGCGAGTCATTCGAGGAATGCCTCAGCTCGGGCGGCATCGTCAAAGCGGCTCTCTTCAGTCGCGACGAGAAGGGCGACTCCGAGCTCCTGGCCCAGTACGGCTTCGCGAACAAGGCCGCGTTGATCAAATCAGTCCACGACGCGGGCTTGATGCAGAGCATCAGCCGTGTGAAAATTGCAAAAGCGCTGCGAGCTAAAGGAAAGGGACCCGCTCAGAGCGTGCTTCGCGCCGCATCGCTGGACTCGGCGTTGGTCGTGCCCCTGCGGATCGCCGAGCAACTCGTCGGATTGCTCTTGGCCGTGCCGGCAAAGGCAATCCCGGCAGAACACATAGCGTTGTTCGCCGGCGCGATCGCGGGCCAATTAAGCATGGCGATCGGAGTGCTGAGGGCCAGGCGCGAGTTGCACCTGAGCGAGGACAAACTGAGCCGTATATTCGAGTGCGCAAGCGAAGGGCTGCTGTTCTTCACCGCCGATCGCACGATTCGGCAAGCCAACAGCGCGGCCGCCGCGATCGCCGGCGTGGATCTGCAGCGCACCATCGGCGTGAAAGGACTTCCGTCGACCTGGAAATTCTTCAAGATCACCGGCGAGCCGATGCCGCCGACCGAGGGCATTCTGACGCGCGCGCTTTCCACCGGCAAGGCCACGCCCCATCAGGAGTTCATCATCCAGACGCCGACGCGTCCGCGCGTCATCGTGTCGGGCGCAGCCGCGCCGGTCTACGACCACTCCGGCAAACTCAACGGCGTGGTGGTGTCCATCACCGACATGTCCGACCAGCGGCGAGCCGAAGAGCGGCTGGGCTACCTCGCGGTCCACGATCCTCTGACCGATCTGCCCAATCGCCTCTTGCTGCGCCGCAGCTTGGAGAAGGCGATCGCTCTTGCGGCCCGGCGCAGTGACCACGTGGCGCTGCTCTTCCTCGACGTGGACCATTTCAAGAGCATCAACGACACGATGGGGCACGGCGCCGGCGACGAGGTGCTCGTCACGCTCGCGGGCCGCTTGGTGAGCAGCGTGCGCCAAGAAGACACCGTCGCGCGATCAGGTGGGGACGAATTCATCGTGGTCCTCTCGGATGCGGGCTCGGTCGACAACATCACTCCTGCCGTTGAACGCATTATGGAGACATGCCGTCAGCCTTTTGAACTGGGTGAGCGCAAGTTCCAACTCTCGGTCAGCATCGGCGTCAGCGTCTACCCCTTCGATGGCACCGACGCGGAAACGATGCTGCGCAATGCCGACGCGGCGATGTACAAGGCCAAAGAGATTGGCCGCGACACATTCCGCTTCTTCGCGCAATCCATGCACTCCGAGGCCCTAGAACATCTGGAGATCGAGCACGACCTTCGCCAAGCGCTCGACAGGGACGAACTGCGTTTGGTGTTCCAGCCCATCGTACGGAGCGGTACGCGCGAGTTCGACTCCGTTGAAGCGCTCTTGCGCTGGCAGCATCCGAGACATGGCTTGCTGGCGCCGGCCCGCTTCCTCGGCATCGCAGTCGACACCGGACTGATCGAGCCAATCGGCGAGTGGGTGCTGCATCAGGTATGCACGACGATTCGCGAGTTCGAGAGCGAGGGATATTTGGATCTCGGCATGGCCCTCAATCTTTCCGGCCGTCAGTTCGTGCAGAAAGATTTCACCAAGAGGATCAAGCGCATCGTCGACCCGACAGGCATCAATCTCTCCAAGTTGACGTTTGAGATCACCGAGAGCGAGGCGATGAGCAAGCCCGAGAAGACCGTCGAAGTCGTCAACGAGCTGCGCGCCATGGGTGCCAACGTCGCGATCGACGATTTCGGCACGGGCTACAGCTCGCTCGCGTATCTGACGCAGTACAACGCGTCGCACTTGAAGCTCGACCGCTCGTTCGTCAAGGACATCGGCACGCGCATGGAATCCAACATGATCGCGCGTGCCGTGATCGGACTGGGGCACGGCCTCGGCATGGCGGTCGTCGGCGAGGGCATCGAGCTAGAAGAACAAGCCACGTTCCTCGAACAGGAGCGTTGCGATCTCATGCAAGGCTACTTGTTCGGCAGGCCGGTCGACCGCGACCAACTCAGCCGCGTCCTGCAGGCCCAAACGAGCCTGCAAAGCTAG
- a CDS encoding response regulator: MASQAKTTAPSTILLVEGNAIVRKLCRIALEKEGFLVKEASSGATALALARLSLPDLIIQDLMIEDTDAIQLARDYRAIPGGDRLPVVAMSGLQPALDLAKAVQVGFVDFLAKPVEIARLIEVVRTYLPHSFGFAGVVAGAKTILVVDDNPLQLKLTRFSLEAAGFATRGAANGLEALKSLREKPSQAVVSDVFMPGLDGLGLCEAVLRDPKLSHIPVLLYSAVIGDPEDQDLAKRAGASELVVRSTQSQGLVNAVARAITSPGSRARAPDKPIELSDFSARKLRQAELQAELNARLIRRLAVQEIRFAFLAGAAKLVTTTKAKAIPDALAADCMTAARIESGAIFALSRGDSFELTTRFGPIGKRAGLATFFNHPDLLSKLARRSGPTTLKAEGAKGADAAVMRGAGCARMTVTPLLLEGSLAGALVTVPMQPVDEYYDHFIELVSEAIALALGLIRQRRAGERIGERRAPRKRG; encoded by the coding sequence GTGGCGTCGCAAGCGAAGACAACAGCGCCGTCGACCATCCTCCTGGTCGAGGGGAACGCTATCGTCCGGAAGCTCTGCCGGATCGCGCTCGAGAAGGAAGGCTTTTTGGTCAAGGAAGCATCCAGCGGAGCCACAGCTCTGGCCCTCGCTCGGTTATCCCTGCCGGACCTCATCATCCAAGATCTCATGATCGAGGACACGGACGCTATTCAACTCGCACGCGACTATCGCGCCATTCCTGGCGGCGATCGCCTGCCGGTTGTGGCGATGTCCGGGTTGCAGCCGGCGCTCGACCTCGCGAAGGCCGTGCAGGTCGGCTTTGTCGACTTCTTGGCCAAGCCCGTCGAAATCGCGCGGCTCATCGAGGTCGTGCGCACCTACCTACCCCATTCCTTTGGCTTCGCCGGGGTGGTGGCCGGCGCGAAGACCATCCTCGTGGTGGACGACAACCCGCTCCAGTTGAAGCTCACGCGCTTCAGCCTCGAGGCCGCCGGGTTTGCGACCCGCGGGGCGGCCAACGGACTCGAGGCTCTCAAATCTTTGCGCGAGAAACCTTCGCAAGCCGTCGTCTCGGATGTCTTCATGCCCGGGCTTGACGGGCTCGGTTTGTGCGAGGCCGTGCTCCGCGATCCCAAACTCTCGCACATCCCCGTGCTGTTGTACTCCGCCGTCATCGGTGACCCGGAGGACCAAGACCTCGCAAAGAGGGCAGGGGCAAGCGAGCTCGTGGTCCGCTCTACGCAGTCTCAAGGATTGGTGAACGCCGTCGCTCGTGCGATCACGTCGCCTGGATCCAGGGCGCGCGCTCCAGACAAACCGATCGAGCTGAGCGATTTTTCGGCGAGGAAGCTGCGCCAAGCCGAGTTGCAAGCCGAGTTGAACGCCCGCCTCATACGCCGCCTTGCCGTTCAAGAGATCCGATTCGCGTTTTTGGCGGGCGCCGCCAAGCTCGTCACGACGACCAAGGCAAAAGCGATTCCCGATGCCCTGGCGGCCGACTGCATGACCGCGGCACGCATCGAATCAGGCGCCATTTTTGCGCTCTCTCGCGGCGACTCTTTTGAGCTGACCACGCGCTTCGGTCCGATCGGAAAACGCGCCGGTCTCGCGACGTTCTTCAACCACCCGGATCTTCTGTCGAAGCTCGCACGCCGCAGCGGCCCGACGACGCTGAAGGCCGAGGGAGCTAAGGGCGCGGACGCCGCGGTGATGCGCGGCGCCGGCTGCGCGCGCATGACGGTGACGCCGTTGCTGCTCGAAGGCTCGCTGGCAGGCGCGTTGGTGACGGTGCCCATGCAACCGGTGGACGAGTACTACGACCACTTCATCGAACTGGTCTCCGAAGCCATCGCCCTCGCCCTGGGCCTTATCCGGCAGCGTCGTGCCGGTGAACGTATTGGAGAGCGAAGAGCGCCGAGGAAACGGGGATGA
- a CDS encoding histidine kinase dimerization/phospho-acceptor domain-containing protein, which yields MSHSTADLRASLHKMFHDLRSPLGPVIGFAQLLRDGKAGPLTDQQREFLDDILKSGRQLLATIEETQREVIATLGPVEGPGAS from the coding sequence GTGAGTCATAGCACGGCCGATCTCCGAGCATCCTTGCACAAGATGTTCCACGACTTGCGTTCGCCGCTCGGTCCCGTCATCGGTTTCGCCCAGCTGCTGCGCGATGGCAAGGCCGGGCCATTGACGGATCAGCAACGCGAGTTTTTGGACGATATCTTGAAGAGCGGCCGGCAACTGCTCGCGACCATCGAAGAGACGCAGCGCGAGGTCATCGCGACGCTGGGCCCCGTTGAAGGGCCCGGGGCGAGTTAA
- a CDS encoding response regulator — MPARILIVEDNQANLHLMTYLLQAFGHSTTSVMDGLAGVAAIKAGSFDLVLTDVRMPGIDGYEMARRVKTDPATQKLRLIAVTAAAMVGDREHALAAGFDGYISKPIVPQRFVAEVDEYLPAALRSNTKGEGRES, encoded by the coding sequence ATGCCGGCCAGAATTTTGATCGTCGAAGACAATCAGGCGAACCTGCATCTTATGACGTATCTGCTCCAGGCGTTCGGCCACAGCACCACCTCTGTGATGGATGGTCTGGCCGGCGTCGCTGCGATCAAGGCCGGATCGTTCGACCTCGTGCTGACCGACGTCCGCATGCCCGGCATCGACGGGTATGAAATGGCGCGGCGCGTGAAAACGGATCCTGCGACGCAGAAACTGCGTTTGATCGCGGTGACCGCGGCCGCCATGGTGGGCGACCGAGAGCATGCGCTCGCCGCCGGCTTCGACGGCTACATCTCAAAACCGATCGTTCCGCAGCGTTTTGTCGCGGAGGTCGACGAGTACTTGCCCGCCGCTCTGCGATCCAACACTAAAGGTGAGGGTCGTGAGTCATAG
- a CDS encoding PAS domain S-box protein, producing MTPLRAQVLDESVVAVLDSAPDAMLMVDRGGLIVLVNAQAERIFGYRRDELLGQKVETLVPQRFDDKHQAHRTGFFGDPHPRPMGTGLELYGVRKDGSEFPVEVSLSPIETADGTIVSTAIRDITDRKRVEHALQQKNVELERANLAKDTFLASMSHELRSPLNAIIGFTGTLLMKLPGPLSAEQERQLRTIDSSAQHLLSLISDILDLAKIESGKVELDLQPVVLRDVIAEVASSLRSQAEAKGLQLSARLPEVITPIVTDRRAVRQILINLTNNAIKFTQKGSVGLALAERRVNGSLLVDLSVSDTGVGIKKEDQARLFQVFEQVDPSSTRRFGGVGLGLYLSLKLALLLGGQIHFTSEFGKGSRFVLTITGKR from the coding sequence GTGACGCCCCTTCGCGCTCAGGTCCTCGACGAATCCGTTGTCGCCGTGCTCGACTCTGCTCCTGATGCGATGCTCATGGTCGACCGTGGCGGTCTCATCGTGCTCGTCAACGCGCAAGCGGAGAGGATCTTCGGATATCGGCGCGACGAGCTGCTCGGGCAAAAAGTCGAGACGCTGGTCCCGCAGCGCTTCGACGATAAGCATCAGGCACACCGCACCGGTTTTTTCGGAGATCCCCACCCTCGGCCGATGGGCACCGGCTTGGAGCTGTACGGGGTGCGCAAGGACGGCAGCGAGTTCCCCGTTGAGGTCAGCCTGAGCCCGATTGAAACCGCGGACGGCACCATCGTCTCAACCGCTATTCGCGATATCACGGATCGCAAGCGCGTCGAGCACGCGCTCCAGCAGAAGAACGTGGAACTCGAGCGCGCGAATCTCGCGAAGGACACGTTCCTGGCTTCGATGAGCCACGAATTGCGAAGCCCGCTCAACGCGATCATCGGTTTCACCGGCACGTTGCTCATGAAGCTACCCGGCCCATTGAGCGCGGAGCAGGAGCGGCAGTTGCGGACCATCGATTCGAGCGCGCAGCACTTGCTCTCGTTGATCAGCGACATTCTCGACCTCGCCAAGATCGAGTCCGGCAAGGTGGAACTCGATCTCCAACCGGTCGTGCTGCGGGATGTGATCGCCGAGGTTGCCAGTTCGCTGCGCTCGCAAGCCGAAGCGAAGGGCCTGCAACTCTCGGCACGCTTGCCGGAAGTGATCACGCCGATCGTCACCGACCGGCGAGCCGTGCGTCAGATACTGATCAACCTCACCAACAACGCGATCAAATTCACCCAGAAGGGCTCGGTCGGACTCGCGCTGGCAGAAAGACGCGTGAATGGAAGCCTGCTCGTCGATCTTTCGGTGTCGGACACCGGTGTGGGCATCAAGAAGGAAGACCAAGCGAGGCTCTTCCAAGTTTTCGAGCAGGTCGATCCGTCCAGCACGCGCCGTTTCGGTGGCGTCGGTTTGGGGCTGTACCTGAGCCTCAAGCTCGCCTTGCTGCTGGGAGGCCAAATACATTTCACGAGCGAGTTCGGCAAAGGGTCGAGGTTCGTGTTGACGATCACCGGTAAGCGCTGA